The Megalops cyprinoides isolate fMegCyp1 chromosome 19, fMegCyp1.pri, whole genome shotgun sequence genome has a window encoding:
- the ubfd1 gene encoding ubiquitin domain-containing protein UBFD1: MAAQDGSGGVDMESEASLSSQEPVLCEKVSEGNAASCEQAAKSDGEIPASQVSAVSNGGDSDEGKEMVDLKIIWNKNKYDLKIPLDGTGANLKERIHSLTGLPPAMQKVMYKGLLPEDKTLREIKVTNGAKIMVVGSTINDVLAVNTPKEVIQQEVKAEENKKEPLCRQKQHRKVLDKGKPEDVMPSIKGAKERLPTVPLSGMYNKSGGKVRLTFKLEQDQLWIGTKERTEKIPMGSIKNVVTEPIEGHEDYHMMAFQLGPTEASQYWVYWVPAQFVDAIKDTVLGKWQYF, encoded by the exons ATGGCGGCTCAGGATG GGAGTGGAGGAGTCGACATGGAAAGTGAAGCCAGTCTCAGTAGTCAAGAGCCAGTGCTGTGTGAGAAAGTAAGCGAAGGGAACGCCGCATCCTGTGAACAAGCCGCCAAGTCAGACGGCGAAATCCCCGCATCTCAGGTCTCCGCTGTCAGCAACGGGGGCGACAGTGATGAAGGGAAAGAGATGGTGGACTTGAAAATCATTTGGAACAAGAACAAATACGATCTAAAAATCCCTCTTGATGGAACAGGAGCCAACCTGAAAGAAAGGATTCATTCACTTACAG GTCTTCCACCTGCTATGCAAAAAGTGATGTATAAGGGACTGCTTCCAGAGGACAAGACGCTGCGCGAAATTAAAGTAACAAATGGTGCAAAAATAATGGTAGTGGGTTCTACAATTAATGACGTACTAGCAGTTAACACACCAAAAGAGGTTATCCAGCAAGAAGTAAAagctgaagaaaataaaaaggaaccTTTGTGTCGACAAAAG CAACACAGAAAAGTACTGGATAAAGGAAAACCAGAGGATGTAATGCCTTCCATAAAAGGAGCAAAG GAGCGCTTACCAACGGTGCCTTTATCCGGAATGTACAACAAATCAGGCGGAAAAGTGCGACTCACCTTCAAACTGGAACAAGATCAGCTGTGGATTGGAACGAAAG agagaacagagaagatTCCAATGGGCTCCATTAAGAATGTGGTGACTGAACCAATCGAAGGTCATGAGGACTATCACATGATG GCGTTTCAGCTGGGTCCAACGGAAGCCTCTCAATATTGGGTTTACTGGGTGCCTGCGCAATTTGTTGACGCAATCAAAGACACGGTCCTCGGAAAGTggcagtatttttaa